Sequence from the Periplaneta americana isolate PAMFEO1 chromosome 5, P.americana_PAMFEO1_priV1, whole genome shotgun sequence genome:
aGAACGACGTAGGCCTAAATACAAGACacacatgtagacacaaaatctgcatgtatcttaattgaacgtacgttttcaacttgatttttttttttttttttcaatattcttcccaaatTGCATGCATACGCACATGGAAAATTGAACAAAATACATGCAGTTTTAGAGATCTAACTTAAACGGAGATACAAGAATATTAATGATCATTATATACAGTATTACAGAATAATTCAAAACCAACTGAGTAATATGTAGTAAACGAAAACCAACTcaaatctaaaaaaataaataataaagcatCAATTTCTATATCTCTCCTCAATCCATTTGTCATGAAAACCTGAAATTTTAATACcatattacaaataacacattaaagattatcattaaacatatattaaaaccgcttgtttatgtattcaatctatgtctcacccaaggagttttcccagaatctctgaaaaatgctgtagttgtactggtccataagtcaggggaaagaaaaagtctgaataactatagacctatatccttgctctctagctcctcaaagatattagaaaaatgtttaaaaaacagattagtaaattacttagagaaaaatgaaattctctccaaagatcagtatggcttcagaaataaattatctatggatgacgcaattattgaagtcactggtaaaattatgcaggagttggattATGGTTCTAAATatttagggattttcttagatttaaggaaagcttttgacacggttaaccatcgtttacttctggacaaattatttgatataggagtcaggggtattgcgcataagttatttcaatcatacttaaacaaaagaactcaggtaaccaaaattgatgataatatcagtgaaaatgtaaatattgatataggtgtccctcagggaacaattttaggtcctattctatttttaatatatattaatgatttattaaacattgatttgaaagtacataatgtctcctgttattcttacgctgatgatacggtggtgattttcagtggtttaacttgggaggacacttataaacatgccaatgtaggtataaatttgatcaaaaactggcttgatgcaaatttgctatctctaaatataactaaaactactttggtgccattttctttaacagtctctgggttgaacaaattgaaatcactttctcatttaaaattaataatccacaactcattttgtaaactctctacaacctgtaaatgcccttgcctgaaagaatctgtagatgtgaaatacctgggaattattgttgatcagcacttgaaatgggatagacgaATCACCTTTTTATgcaacaggatacgtaaaacaatttacaaatttgtaaaccttcgccattacttgcctactcatgtattacgtttggtttatttggctctagttgaatctgttatccaatatggtataattggatggggaggcattacaaaaactgctctttttcctctaattatgttgcaaaaacgtataatcaaaatttgtttgaaaaggcgactggattatccaacaaatttgatccattctgaattgaatgtttttagaattgaccaaatttataaatactctttaatgaaattctatcataaaaataaaacgaaatttgtagctcagccacatgctcataatacgagacgaaatgaaattcttaaattagttgaacctaaatatttcacatctgctgctttactacacagtacaaattatggtccacggctatataattcgataataaaatttcatccagaatagactactttaagcaatgaaattttcagatccagaatttaaaaatttatatgacagacttccctgtatatatattatgtaccatgtattgtaaaacaagtttatttctatcctaagtgtatttttctatttgatcttggttactatatcaacatgacctgcactaattatactactaataataatttaatattaatccatcaatctaaacatcgtctcttttttcactcagttattattagtattattatttactaattttattacaatctttatgtgagctttttcttaagtattttgtctacaaagtatgtgtatctatgtaacggaactgtcctcgaacacgagctttgctctttcggggtattttaatgtaacgtttttatgtatatattataattaaataaataaataaataaaatatggaaaCGGTATAATTCAAAATAGAGTAATAATTCTAGTTTACAGGACCTCAACAATAGTTCTACTGTTACACCCACAGATTCTGAACTcgtgatatgaccacagatgttaaagcgtgcataaataaacttaacaaaaaaaaaatcttgtttcaacatttttttcatatctgaaaatgtaacatatgaaatgaaataatgtgtatctttacttgtttcaaatagTGGTCCACACCAGAAGAAGTCTTGGATTTGTGTGTCAAAAACAAAGTAATATTGCCACCACCACAGTTTTATGAACTGGCCAGATTGAATAAGTTTGACAATATTGAGGAGTTGACCAGCTTTGCTGCTGAACATAGCTCGACAGAAAGTGAACTATGGATGCCTGTAAGGATAAAAACAAGTGATGGAGAGCTAACTGTGTTTCCAggtagtttatattatattatttggcaaatacaattgataaatacaaaaaatatcaagaaaaattGAGAATATGTTATGCTTCCTTTCTATCAATGCATAAATCAATTACCGTATATTAGTTGTTTTAATTACCTATtctgaaaatttcattaaaaaaaatgtaatcaaaGTCAGGACAGCACgacatgcattaaaagaaaagtcTTACACAATGAATTCAAATTTATATCCTTACCAATAAGGCTGCACCTTTACTACCTGTAGCTGCACTGCCAGCTTTTGTCCTGCGATCCACAAGTCACAAAAAATCTCTTGAACTCATTTGTCAGACAtggtttttccactgcagctggtacttgtttataaaaTGGGAGACTGGTTGTAATTGGAGTTCTTGCATAATATCCTCTTTTCTTTTGTGGTCCAAGCGACTATATCctagtgttgctctcataaatttcatttcacagacCATTATTCTGCTGATATCCGTACTTCTCATTGTCTGTGCTTCACTTCAGTAACATAGTACATATCTAGCTAAAGTTTTATACAAACATATTCTTGTGTGTCACTATACTAGAAAAGACTTcataattttgttgattattcccattgttttattatatttgcaaatttcagaagttatatctgtttcaccaaaaaatgttaaattatagccAAGATATGTAAACTCGTTTAGtctttctattaatttgttgtttaagcaaattttgctTGTGACCGGGTATTTCCACGAAATGCCATGATTTTTGTTTTTTCAATATTGATTTCCATGTCGTACTTTGCGCTGATATTTAGACTATTATATGCACTGAAAACTGAAGCTCAGCTTCATTGCATGCAACTAGGACTAAAACATCAGCAACGAGTTGACTGTGAAACTAAATTTCGACTGATAGAGATTGAACCAAGATGCTTCTCTTTCCAGTCTTTAATGGttctgtacatatatatatatatatatatatatatatgatgaaaagtgatgaagataaGCTACAGCCTTGTCTTACTACGCTATGAATTTTTGCCAATCTGAAAGTCTGTTGTTGGTTCTAACTGCTTTCAAAATTGTTTTGTAAATGTTAGGAATGTTAATTAAAAGCTGTTGGGGGGCCATGATCATTTGCTAGCACtataaattattatgacattaaAAGTTTTTGAATGTTTCACACGAAGTATATTTGGATATTCTGGGTCAAAACGTCGCCCCTCCTATGTATGCTTTTTGTATTCTACATTTCCAGCATACTTAAATTTTGTAACAATTCATGTACTGGTAGCTTATAGCACAAGTGACTTTAATACTTGGAATATTCTCTGCAAATACCGGTATTCTATGCAGTCATCTGGCAGTGTCAGTACATATCATAAATGAACATACAATACCTcgcatatatcaataaataattgaagcAAATCGAAGGTTTAACTTTTAACTTACCCATCTTAGCAAAAATCTTTATAAATAACACAGAACACACatcctgaataataataataataataatgatgatgattataatgatgatgataataataaccatgataataataataaccataataataataataataataataataataataactatgataataataacgataataataataataataataataatgatgatgattataatgatgatgaaaataataataataataataatgatgatgataataataataaccatgataataataataaccataataataataactatgatgatgataataataataataataataataatacatatgtaGACAATATCATTGGCAcagataatattcaaattttatacaaaagaaataaaagacagttgaaaatctacaccaacacataaaCAAGATACACTCAAAACTACACTACACACTAGAAACTGAGaataacaaatccataaatttttagaaatgatAATAACAAAGGCATATAacagataaaattataaaatttataagaaaccaacaacagtaacacatatacaTACTTCGTCTctaatcacccaacacaacacaaacatgcagcATTTCGATCCATGATTCACAGATTAATCAATATATCAGTGGGCCAACAAGATTATAATGAAGTACACAAATCAAAATGTAGAGTACAAGAGAATGGATATAAcgcccaacataatagacatctTGAAAAAGAGAAAACATAATCACAAGGAACAAAAAAACACAAGACAACAAGaagtacatcacactaacatacgaaaacaaaaacacatatcaAACTGCACCTTCATCCAGAAAACTAAAACACAACATTGCACAGAGaatacactacaaaaacatctcaacatacaaatacaatacaacctAACAGGTGTTTAAAAATCAACATGCAACAGATGTAATAACTTTTACATCAGAGTGGCAGGTCTTTTCAAACACGATACAACAAACaatcacagtcataacaaaatgATACAACACATCACCAACTCCAAATACAACACTATAAGaagagatatggaaattttacacactgaaccgaaaagtaaaaaaaaactaaacatactagaacagtacgaaatatagaAACACACAAAAATGCAAACACAACATATCCTTAGCActcaactgaattttgaaaatttgtatccTATTCCGACACaatgttattcatagatttcaaaaaggcatatgactcggctaagagggaagtattatatgacattcttattgaatttggtattcccaagaaactagttcgattaattaaaatgtgtctcagtgaaacatacagcagagtccatataggtcagtttctatctgatacttttccaattcactgcgggctaaagcagggagatgcactatcacctttactttttaacttcgctttagaatatgccattaggaaagttcaggataacaggcagtgtttggaattgaacgggttacatcagcttcttgtctatgcggatgacgtgaatatgttaggacaaaatccacaaacgattagggaaaacacggaaattttacttgaagcaagtaaagcgatcggtttggaagtaaatcccgaaaagacaaagtatatgattatgtctcgtgaccagaatattgtacgaaatggaaatataaaaattggagatttatcctttgaaggggtggaaaaattcaaatatcttggagcaacagtaacaaatataaatgacactcgggaggaaattaaacgcagaataaatatggaaaatgcgtgttattattcggttgagaagctcttatcatgcagtctgctgtcaaaaaatctgaaagttagaatttataaaacagttatattaccggttgttctgtatggttgtgagacttggactctcactctgagagaggaacataggttcagggtgtttgagaataaggtgcttaggaaaatatttggggctaagagggatgaagttacaggagaatggagaaagttacacaatgcagaactgcacgcattgtattattcacctgacataattaggaacattaaatccagacgtttgcgatgggcagggcatgtagcacgtatgggcgaatccaggaatgcatatagagtgttagttgggaggccgaagggaaaaagacctttggggagaccgagacgtagatgggaggataatattaaaatggatttgaggcaggtgggatatgatgatagggactggattaatcttgcacaggatagggaccgatggcgggcttatgtgagggcggcaatgaaccttcgggttccttaaaagccatttgtaagtaagtaagtatttcgaCACAATACTACATACCAATCACAGACCTATCCCCACTATTATCCACACATCTCCTTCCCCTTCAACAGACACCAAACAACAACATGCAAAATCTGGCAAAACTAAGGTTCTTAAAGGCATGCATATGTCCATGTATGACAATGCACACTGTTTATGGTTATCATTTTGACATAGAAGTGGCTTATGTAGAGTATCGGTACacagaatttttctttgtttactgtTTTTAGGTGATGATTTGTACCCAGACAGGCCTAATTATGAATCCTCGCCACCACAGAAGGTTGACAATAGCATACTGGACTTACGCAAACAGAGCAATCGCCTGCATAGAATGGAACACTCCAAAGAATGCAACACAAGACTCTTGATAACAAATCTTAATTCTGTTGGAAGCCATATTGTGCCATTACCAGTCCCTTCATGATGTGGCACTTACGTCATCTTGACTCATTACAGACAGGAGGGACTCGTGACAGGAACAGTTTGACTGTGGCGCATGCatggacctctcatgcagtgccagcgtgattcttacctggatttatttttgcgtgcacattccagatcaaatcaagaagttcccttcgtgcTCCAGTTActcatcttgcatatacgaaggttaggtttggctagtttagatttttattaactgAGTCTGCGAATGTGCAGTTATCATCtcacagccaaactgttcctgttGCGAGCCACATGTTTACAGACTCACTCCTGTCATGGGTGTATTCAGCGAAGAGACATTGTAGCATGTAATTCCCTCTTAAAAAATTCGAGGTTTCAATCTACGAACAAATACTCGGAATACAAAACTTGAACAaaaaccaatttatttttctgagaAAGAATAGTCCTTCTccctattcccccccccccccaaaaaaaacccAGTCATCATGTCTCCCCTTGTGATATCTGGAGACATCACGTTTATTCTGCATTCCTTCCTCCCTGAGAATTGCCTTTTAAGTCATGTGATACAGTCTCTCAGAAACTGACTACTTACGCGTAGATGATGTGTTGTCTAATCAATCAAGCTACagcttaatattgtattattattatctaaactaataataaacctgtaaccgaaatttttctggtaattttcgcttttccaaaaataattggtgttaacatgtaaaattaaccatcctgaaaccaaaaatagcttttttgaaattcttgtttgtatgtctgtctggatgtttgttacctttacacgcgataatggctgaacggatttctatgaaaattgaaatataaattaagttagattttagactatatggcattcaaaatactttatttaaaaggagagttataaaggggcctgaattaaataagtcgaaatatctcgcttatttccGATTGTTATgaaaaatgacactcgggaggaaattaaacgcagaataaatatgggaaatgcgttttattattcggttgagaagctcttatcatccagtctgctgtccaaaaatctgaaagttagaatttataaaacagttatattaccagttgttctttatggttgcgaaacttggactctcactctgagagaggaacataggtcaagggtgtttgagaataaggtgcttaggaaaatatttggggctaagcgggatgaagttacaggagaatggagaaagttacacaacgcagaactgcacgcattgtattctccacctgacataattaggaacattaaatgcagacgtttgagatgggcagggcatgtagcacatatgggcgaatccagaaatgcatatagagtgttagttgggagaccggagggaaaaagacctttagggaggccgagatgtagatgggaggataatattaaaatggatttgaggcaggtgggatatgatgatagggactggattaatcttgcacaggatagggaccgatggcgggcttatgtgagggcggcaatgaaccttcgggttccttaaaagccatttgtaagtaagtaagtatttcgaCACAATACTACATACCAATCACAGACCTATCCCCACTATTATCCACACATCTCCTTCCCCTTCAACAGACACCAAACAACAACATGCAAAATCTGGCAAAACTAAGGTTCTTAAAGGCATGCATATGTCCATGTATGACAATGCACACTGTTTATGGTTATCATTTTGACATAGAAGTGGCTTATGTAGAGTATCGGTACacagaatttttctttgtttactgtTTTTAGGTGATGATTTGTACCCAGACAGGCCTAATTATGAATCCTCGCCACCACAGAAGGTTGACAATAGCATACTGGACTTACGCAAACAGAGCAATCGCCTGCATAGAATGGAACACTCCAAAGAATGCAACACAAGACTCTTGATAACAAATCTTAATTCTGTTGGAAGCCATATTGTGCCATTACCAGTCCCTTCATGATGTGGCACTTACGTCATCTTGACTCATTACAGACAGGAGGGACTCGTGACAGGAACAGTTTGACTGTGGCGCATGCatggacctctcatgcagtgccagcgtgattcttacctggatttatttttgcgtgcacattccagatcaaatcaagaagttcccttcgtgcTCCAGTTActcatcttgcatatacgaaggttaggtttggctagtttagatttttattaactgAGTCTGCGAATGTGCAGTTATCATCtcacagccaaactgttcctgttGCGAGCCACATGTTTACAGACTCACTCCTGTCATGGGTGTATTCAGCGAAGAGACATTGTAGCATGTAATTCCCTCTTAAAAAATTCGAGGTTTCAATCTACGAACAAATACTCGGAATACAAAACTTGAACAaaaaccaatttatttttctgagaAAGAATAGTCCTTCTccctattccccccccccccaaaaaaaaaacccAGTCATCATGTCTCCCCTTGTGATATCTGGAGACATCACGTTTATTCTGCATTCCTTCCTCCCTGAGAATTGCCTTTTAAGTCATGTGATACAGTCTCTCAGAAACTGACTACTTACGCGTAGATGATGTGTTGTCTAATCAATCAAGCTACagcttaatattgtattattattatctaaactaataataaacctgtaaccgaaatttttctggtaattttcgcttttccaaaaataattggtgttaacatgtaaaattaaccatcct
This genomic interval carries:
- the LOC138699497 gene encoding acyl-coenzyme A diphosphatase NUDT19-like isoform X2: MSKYWREASSVIITARISFPKTVTASGKHGFAACKVDSLNKNAVNTVEGISTEDQKSRTTNFKWSTPEEVLDLCVKNKVILPPPQFYELARLNKFDNIEELTSFAAEHSSTESELWMPVRIKTSDGELTVFPGDDLYPDRPNYESSPPQKVDNSILDLRKQSNRLHRMEHSKECNTRLLITNLNSVGSHIVPLPVPS